A window of Nitratireductor kimnyeongensis genomic DNA:
CTGAAGGCGTTGTCACTGCCGTCAAGGAAGTGGGCCTGAAGGTTCCGCTGGTGGTTCGCCTAGAGGGCACCAATGTCGATCTTGGCAAGAAGATCATCAACGAAAGCGGTTTGAACGTGATCGCCGCCGATGATCTCGACGACGCCGCCAAGAAGATCGTTGCAGCCGTTAAGGGAAGCTGAGCCAAGATGTCCATTCTCGTAAACAAAGACACCAAGGTTCTCGTTCAGGGCCTGACCGGCAAGACCGGAACCTTCCACACCGAACAGGCGCTTGCCTATCATGGCACGCAGATGGTCGGCGGCATTCACCCCAAGAAGGGCGGCTCCACCTGGACCGGGCAGGGCGGTGAAGAGCTCCCGATCTTCGCATCCGTCGCCGAAGGCAAGGAAAAGACCGGCGCAAACGCATCCGTGATCTATGTCCCGCCGGCAGGCGCGGGCGCGGCCATCATCGAGGCCATCGAGGCCGAGATCCCGCTCATCGTCTGCATCACGGAAGGCATTCCGGTGATGGACATGGTTGCAGTGAAGGCGAAGCTCGACAAGTCCAAGTCGCGCCTGATCGGCCCGAACTGCCCCGGCGTCCTGACGCCGAACGAGTGCAAGATCGGCATCATGCCGGGAAACATCTTCCAGAAGGGTTCCGTTGGTATTTTGTCGCGCTCAGGCACACTCACCTATGAAGCCGTGTTCCAGACCACCAATGAAGGTCTCGGCCAGTCCACGGCGGTCGGCATTGGCGGCGACCCGGTGAAAGGCACCGAATTCATCGACATTTTGGAAATGTTCCTTGCCGACGATGAGACGAAATCGATCGTGATGATCGGTGAGATCGGTGGCTCGGCGGAAGAAGAAGCGGCCGAGTTCCTGCGCGACGAAGCCAAGAAGGGCCGTAAGAAGCCGATGGCCGGCTTCATCGCGGGCCGCACCGCCCCTCCCGGACGCACTATGGGCCACGCAGGCGCCGTGATTTCCGGCGGCAAGGGTGGCGCAGAAGACAAGATCGCGGCGATGGAAGCAGCCGGCATCAAGGTTTCGCCCTCACCGGCGCGCCTTGGCCAGACGCTCGTCGAAGCGATCAAGGGTTGAGGAAGAACGATAATCCCGGCTTGCCACACAAGTGGCAGCCGGGAACAATGTGACTGTCCGGCCATTGTTTGCCGGCGACCAAGGAGCCGGAACGCGGGTTCCGGAAATCAACATGGCACGGCAAGATCAGGCCAACGACCAGATGTCGCTCACCTCGTTCCTCTATGGTGGCAACGCCGCCTATATCGAGGAACTCTACGCCAGCTATCAGGACAACCCGGCTTCCGTCAGCGAAGACTGGCGCGACTTCTTCGGCGCACTCAAGGATGATGCCGCCGATGTAAAGAAGAACGCCGCCGGAGCCTCCTGGAAAAAGAAGAATTGGCCGCAGGCGGCCAATGGCGAGCTTGTCTCCGCCCTCGATGGCGACTGGGGCGCCGTTGAAAAGCACTTCGACAGCAAGATCAAGGACAAGGCCGCCAAGGCCGGTGCCGAGCTCTCGCCCGAAGAGACCTTGCAGGCGACCCGTGATTCCGTCCGTGCCATCATGATGATCCGCGCCTATCGCATGCGCGGTCATCTGCATGCTGATCTCGATCCGCTGGGCATCGCCAAACCGCTGGAAGATTACAACGAGCTGTCTCCTGAGGCCTACGGCTTCACGGAAGCCGACTATGATCGTCCGATCTTCATCGACCATGTGCTCGGACTCGAGACCGCCACGATCCGCCAGATGCTCGACATTCTGAAGCGCACCTACTGCTCGACGCTGGGCGTCGAGTTCATGCATATTTCCAATCCGGCCGAAAAAGCCTGGATCCAGGAGCGCATCGAAGGCCCGGACAAGGGCGTCGAGTTCACCGCCAACGGCAAAAAGGCGATCCTGCAGAAGCTGATCGAGGCCGAAGGCTTCGAGCAGTTCATCGACGTCAAATACAAGGGCACCAAGCGCTTCGGTCTCGACGGCGGTGAAGCGCTGATCCCGGCGCTCGAACAGATCATCAAGCGCGGCGGCCAGATGGGCCTGAAGGAAATCGTTCTCGGCATGGCCCACCGCGGTCGCCTGAACGTTCTCTCCCAGGTCATGGAAAAGCCGCACCGCGCCATCTTCCACGAGTTCAAGGGCGGCTCGTTCGCGCCTGACGATGTGGAAGGCTCCGGCGACGTGAAGTACCATCTCGGCGCCTCCTCAGACCGCGCCTTCGATGGCAACAATGTCCACCTGTCGCTGACCGCGAACCCCTCACACCTGGAAATCGTGAACCCGGTAGTGATGGGCAAGGCCCGCGCCAAACAGGACCAGGTGTTCGGCCGCAAGCGCGAGGAAGTGGTGCCGCCGGAAGAGCGCGCCCGCGTCATGCCGCTTTTGCTGCACGGCGATGCCGCCTTTGCCGGTCAGGGTGTTGTGGCCGAGTGCTTCGGCCTGTCGGGCCTGCGGGGACACCGGGTTGCCGGCACCGTGCATTTCATCATCAACAACCAGATCGGCTTTACCACCAATCCACGCTTCTCGCGTTCCTCGCCCTATCCTTCCGATGTGGCGAAGATGATCGAGGCGCCGATCTTCCACGTGAATGGCGACGATCCGGAAGCGGTGGTCTATGCAGCGAAGGTTGCCACCGAATTCCGCATGACCTTCCACAAGCCGGTGGTCATCGACATGTTCTGCTATCGTCGCTACGGCCACAATGAGGGCGACGAGCCTGCGTTCACACAGCCGATCATGTACCGCAAGATCCGCAAGCATACGACGACGAGCGAGATCTACGCCAAAAAGATGCTCGAAGAAGGTCTGGTCACCGAGGCTGACATCGAGAAGATGCGCGCCGACTGGCGATCGCACCTTGAAGCGGAGTTCGAGGCAGGACAAGCCTACAAGCCTAACAAGGCCGACTGGCTGGATGGTGTGTGGTCGGGTCTCAAGAAAGCCGATCACGCTGACGAGCAACGGCGCGGCAAGACAGCGGTTCCGGTCAAGACCCTCAAGGAAATCGGCAAAAAATTGACCGAAACCCCGGAGGATTTCGAAGCTCACCGCACGATCCAGCGCTTCCTTAAAAACCGTAAGGGGATGATCGACGAAGGGGCCGGCATCGACTGGGCGACGGCCGAGGCGCTCGCCTTCGGTTCGATCCTGCTCGAAGGCAACCCTGTTCGCCTTTCCGGTCAGGATTCGGAACGCGGCACCTTCTCGCAGCGGCATTCGGTGCTCTACGACCAGCGCGACGAGAACCGCTACATCCCGCTCAACAATTTGGGTCCGCAACAGGCCTATTACGAAGTCATCAACTCGATGCTTTCCGAAGAAGCCGTTCTCGGCTTCGAATATGGCTTCTCGCTCGCCGAGCCGCGCGCGCTGACGCTGTGGGAAGCGCAGTTCGGCGACTTTGCCAATGGCGCGCAGGTGGTCTTCGACCAGTTCATTTCTTCGGGCGAACGCAAGTGGCTCCGGATGTCGGGCCTCGTGTGCCTGTTGCCGCACGGTTATGAGGGACAGGGACCGGAGCACTCCTCCGCCCGCCTCGAACGCTGGCTACAAATGTGCGCGGAAGACAACATGCAGGTGGCCTACTGCTCGACGCCTGCGAACTACTTCCACATTCTGCGCCGCCAATTGAAGCGCGACTTCCGCAAGCCGCTCATTTTGATGACTCCGAAATCGCTGCTGCGCCACAAGCGCTGCGTTTCGACACTGGCCGAACTGTCCGGGGAAAGTGCGTTCCACCGCCTGTTGTGGGACGATGCGGAGCATCTGGACGGTGAGAAGATCAAGCTGGTGAAGGATTCGAAGATCCGCCGCGTGGTGATGTGCTCTGGCAAGGTCTATTACGACCTTTACGAAGAGCGCGAGAAGCGCGGCATTGACGATGTCTATCTCCTGCGTGTCGAGCAGCTCTACCCGTTCCCCGCAAAGGCCCTGATCAACGAGCTTTCGCGCTTTAAGAATGCGGAGATGGTCTGGTGTCAGGAAGAGCCCAAGAACATGGGTGCCTGGTCTTTCATTGACCCCTATCTGGAATGGGTTCTGCAGCATATCGAGGCCAAGAACACGCGCGTGCGCTACACCGGTCGTCCGGCCGCCGCATCGCCTGCGACTGGCCTTATGTCGAAGCATCTGGCGCAACTCGAGGCTTTCCTCGAAGACGCGCTCGGCGAATAGCAAGCGACGGAGAAAAACGACATGGCGACCGAGATTCGGGTTCCCACACTGGGCGAGTCCGTAACCGAGGCAACCATTGCCCGCTGGATGAAATCGGTCGGTGACACGATCGCCACTGACGAGCCACTCGTTGAGTTGGAGACCGACAAGGTTTCCATTGAAGTGCCGGCGCCCGCCGCCGGCACACTCGATGAGATCGCTGTCAAGGAAGGTGAAACCGTCGAAGTCGGCGCCCTTCTCGGCATGATTGCCGCAAGCGATGGTGCCGGCAAAGCAAAACCAGAAACCAATCAGGCCGGCGATAAGTCGCCCGGTAGCAAAGAAACCCAGGAGGCAACCATGGCTGGCGGCGGAAAAATCGTCGAGGTGAATGTTCCATCAGCGGGCGAATCCGTCACCGAAGCTCAGGTCGGCGAGATCTACAAGAAGGTCGGCGACGCGGTGAAAACCGATGAAGCCATTCTCGAGCTCGAAACCGACAAGGCTGCCCAGGAAGTGATGTCGCCGGTCGACGGCGTGATCACTGAGATGGTGATTGCCTCGGGTGACGAGGTCGAAGTCGGGGCACTTCTCCTGCGCATCGAACAGGGAGCCTCTGCCGGCGCAACAGCGCACAAGGCCGACAAGCCGGCCGAGAAGGAAGCCCCCGCGGCGAAGAAGGATGACGATGATGGACGTCCGCCCGCACCCTCTGCTCAGAAGCTGATGACAGAAAAGGGTATGAAGGCCTCGGACGTTGCCGGTTCCGGCAAAGAAGGCCAGGTGCTGAAGGGCGATGTGCTGGCAGCGCTT
This region includes:
- the sucD gene encoding succinate--CoA ligase subunit alpha encodes the protein MSILVNKDTKVLVQGLTGKTGTFHTEQALAYHGTQMVGGIHPKKGGSTWTGQGGEELPIFASVAEGKEKTGANASVIYVPPAGAGAAIIEAIEAEIPLIVCITEGIPVMDMVAVKAKLDKSKSRLIGPNCPGVLTPNECKIGIMPGNIFQKGSVGILSRSGTLTYEAVFQTTNEGLGQSTAVGIGGDPVKGTEFIDILEMFLADDETKSIVMIGEIGGSAEEEAAEFLRDEAKKGRKKPMAGFIAGRTAPPGRTMGHAGAVISGGKGGAEDKIAAMEAAGIKVSPSPARLGQTLVEAIKG
- a CDS encoding 2-oxoglutarate dehydrogenase E1 component, producing MARQDQANDQMSLTSFLYGGNAAYIEELYASYQDNPASVSEDWRDFFGALKDDAADVKKNAAGASWKKKNWPQAANGELVSALDGDWGAVEKHFDSKIKDKAAKAGAELSPEETLQATRDSVRAIMMIRAYRMRGHLHADLDPLGIAKPLEDYNELSPEAYGFTEADYDRPIFIDHVLGLETATIRQMLDILKRTYCSTLGVEFMHISNPAEKAWIQERIEGPDKGVEFTANGKKAILQKLIEAEGFEQFIDVKYKGTKRFGLDGGEALIPALEQIIKRGGQMGLKEIVLGMAHRGRLNVLSQVMEKPHRAIFHEFKGGSFAPDDVEGSGDVKYHLGASSDRAFDGNNVHLSLTANPSHLEIVNPVVMGKARAKQDQVFGRKREEVVPPEERARVMPLLLHGDAAFAGQGVVAECFGLSGLRGHRVAGTVHFIINNQIGFTTNPRFSRSSPYPSDVAKMIEAPIFHVNGDDPEAVVYAAKVATEFRMTFHKPVVIDMFCYRRYGHNEGDEPAFTQPIMYRKIRKHTTTSEIYAKKMLEEGLVTEADIEKMRADWRSHLEAEFEAGQAYKPNKADWLDGVWSGLKKADHADEQRRGKTAVPVKTLKEIGKKLTETPEDFEAHRTIQRFLKNRKGMIDEGAGIDWATAEALAFGSILLEGNPVRLSGQDSERGTFSQRHSVLYDQRDENRYIPLNNLGPQQAYYEVINSMLSEEAVLGFEYGFSLAEPRALTLWEAQFGDFANGAQVVFDQFISSGERKWLRMSGLVCLLPHGYEGQGPEHSSARLERWLQMCAEDNMQVAYCSTPANYFHILRRQLKRDFRKPLILMTPKSLLRHKRCVSTLAELSGESAFHRLLWDDAEHLDGEKIKLVKDSKIRRVVMCSGKVYYDLYEEREKRGIDDVYLLRVEQLYPFPAKALINELSRFKNAEMVWCQEEPKNMGAWSFIDPYLEWVLQHIEAKNTRVRYTGRPAAASPATGLMSKHLAQLEAFLEDALGE
- the odhB gene encoding 2-oxoglutarate dehydrogenase complex dihydrolipoyllysine-residue succinyltransferase codes for the protein MATEIRVPTLGESVTEATIARWMKSVGDTIATDEPLVELETDKVSIEVPAPAAGTLDEIAVKEGETVEVGALLGMIAASDGAGKAKPETNQAGDKSPGSKETQEATMAGGGKIVEVNVPSAGESVTEAQVGEIYKKVGDAVKTDEAILELETDKAAQEVMSPVDGVITEMVIASGDEVEVGALLLRIEQGASAGATAHKADKPAEKEAPAAKKDDDDGRPPAPSAQKLMTEKGMKASDVAGSGKEGQVLKGDVLAALEGGAPSSPAEKPKAARPASPAEDENREERVKMTRLRQTIARRLKDAQDSAAMLTTFNEVDMTAVMEMRKKYKELFEKKHGVKLGFMGFFTKAVCHALKEIPAVNAEIDGTDIIYKNFCHIGVAVGTDRGLVVPVVRDADQMSIAEVEKEIGRLGLAARDGKLSMADMQGGTFTISNGGVYGSLMSTPILNAPQSGILGMHKIQERPMVVGGQIVIRPMMYLALSYDHRIVDGKEAVTFLVRIKDVLEDPERLVLDL